The genomic window CGGTGATCATTTCCCGGATGCTGCTGGCGCAGGGCACGAAGGTCGACCCGGTTGCGGGGACCGTGTCCAGTGCCGCGAACGCCGTCGGCCCGTACGAGTTCCTCGGCAACCGGATCCTCGCCGCCGCCGACTACTTCTGGCGCTTCATGCTCGGCTACGACACCGCCTGGACCCCGATGGCGTACGCGATCTCGCCGGACGGCACGATTCGCGACACCTACAACCACATCGCCGACGGCTACCGCGGCCGGTACGTCACTGCGAGCTTCTGGGAGATCTATTACTACTACCAATTCACGCTCGGCAAGGACGTCAAGGCGATCGCGCCGTACTACGCCGAGGCCTATGCCAAGCGCCCCGGTCCGCTGTACTCCCGCGGCGGCGTGATCGGCAACTCGTGGGACGGTGTCGACGGCGGCGGCGACTCGTGGTTGTTCGCGCCCGCCGCGGCGGCGGGAGAGTCGACCCGGCCGCTGGGCAACAACCCGAACATCTACGAGGTCGAGGACCGCTACACGCACCTGGCCGGCGACGTCACGACCGGCGACGGCTACGTGCGGATGGCCCCCGGTTCGAAGATCGCGTACCTCAACGGCGCGACGGATCGCCCGAAGTTGGGCTTCCTGGTCCGCACCAACGGTGCTGCCGTCATGCACCTGCACACTGCCCGGAACGGTCGCACCCTGAAACGCGACTATCCCGTGCTCGTGCCGAACACCGGCGGCAAATGGCGCTACGTCATGACCGATGGTCCGATGGACGACATTCTCTTCATCGGTGTCGAGGGCGCTACCGTCGACCTCGACCACATCAACATCGATGCCGCCCAACCCACCGGGCCGGTCTTTTCCGGCGGGACTGACCGGGTGATCGGCTGGCTGGGCGCCGAGGCCAAGGTCCACCTCGCGGCGACAGCCGCCACCGGTACGACGTACAGTGCGACCGGGCTCCCCGACGGCGCCACGCTCGACCCGGCCACCGGTGTCCTCACGTGGAAGCCGGCCCGGGCCGGCTCGTGGACCGTCACTGTCTCCGCCGACGACGGCTCCGCGATGGCGGCCCGTCGCATCACGCTCACCCCGGCCGGTGACCGCACGAGCGCCTTGCAGCTTGCCAAGCGCGGGTACAACCCGCAGACCGTGTACGAGTCCGGGACCAAGGACGCGTTCAGCGCCGCGGTCGCCGCCGCGGACAAGCTGCGCCAGACGGGTTCCGGGACGGAGTACCTGGCCGCACTCACCGCCGTCGTCGGGGCCGTCGACGGACTGCGCCCGCTCTCGCCGAAGCTTGCTCTGGACGGCAGCCTCGACTACCCGGGGCTCGTCGCGTCGTCCACCACCGGCGACCGGATCGTCAACATGGTCGACGGAGACGAACAAACCGGCACCGTCTATCCGCAGGCCGTGAACCTGTCGCACACGTTCGACTTCGGTCCGGACTACCGAGTGTCCGCGACCAAGTTCGGTTTTCAGAGCAACATCTTCGCCGACCGATTGGCGAACTCGGCCGTGTTCGGTTCCAACGACGGCGTCACGTGGACCCGTCTTACTCCCGGGGTCACCGCGTTCACCCAGGACTACAACACCCTGGACGTCGCCAAGGACCTGCAGGACGACCAGTTCCGGTACCTGAAGATCCAGATGCTCAAGCAGTTGCCGGACGTTCTGTACGGCATCGTGCGGGGCGTCTTCGAGATGACCGAGTTCCACATCTACGGAGAGCGGCACGAGATCGGCAACCTGGTGAAGTCGACCTCGATCACGTCCGCCCAGGCCATCGCGGGCAAGATCATGACCGGCGACACCGTCGACGTCTCGATCACCGCCAAGCAGCCGCTGCGGCAGGTGACGGTCACCGTCCAGGGACTGCCGGTGCCGGCCTCCTCGACCGACGGAATCAATTGGAGGGCCGCGGCCAAACTGGACAACGTTGCGGCTGGCAACATTCAGGTCGCGGTGGACTACGTCGACGCCACGGGCAAGGCCGGACCGACGGCGTACGGAACGACCGATGGTTCGAAGCTCTACATCGCGGGCGACCCGGCACACTTCATCGACGTTGCCAAGGTCGCTACCGTCACCGCCTCCGACAAGCAATGGCCGGGCACCGGACTGGGCGCTGACAAGGTCGGTTATCTACTCTTCGACCGCAATCCCGATACGTACGGCGACCTGAACACCGGACCGGGTGCGTACTACCTCCTGGACTTCGGTGCGCACGCGACCGTACGCCCCTCGGAGGTGCTGTTCCTGCCGCGGGCCAGCCACCCGCAGCGGGCCAACGGAACCGTCGTGCAGGGCTCGAACGACGGCCAGACCTGGACCGACCTGACCAGTTCCCTGGCCGGAGCAGTCGCGAACACCTGGAGCGACCAGCAGATGTCGGGCAGCACCCACTACCGCTACCTGCGCATCTACAACCCCACGAGCTGGTTCGGCGACCTGTCCGAGGTCGAACTCTACGGAGACCTCACCACCGGCGCCTGACAAGCTGATCCCGACGCCGGCGCGGGTGATTGCGGAGTCACCGCAATCACCCGCGCCGGCCGACGGGTCGAGCACACTGTGGGGAACGAAGGGGAGTCGCCATGTCGGAGGCGTTGATCGCCGTACCGGATGCGGACCTGGATGAGCTGCGACGCAGGATCCGTGCCACTCGGTGGCCGCGGCCGTGGCCGGTTGCGGGGTGGGGAGCGGGGACCGACCCGGGGGCGTTGCGGCGGTTGGCGGAGTGGTGGGCCGATGGCTTCGACTGGCGTGCGCAGGAGCGCGCGATCAACGCGTTACCGTCGTACTGGGCCACAGTCGACGCCCTGCCCGTGCATTACCTGCGCTTCGACGGGGAGACGGCCGACTCGGTGCCGATCGTGCTCACGCACGGATGGCCGAGCACGTTCCTCGAGGAGGTGGAGCTCGCGAAGCGGCTGGCGCGGCCGAGCTCGTACGGCGAAGCGGGGGCAACGTCCTTCACTGTCGTCGTACCATCGCTGGCTGGCTTTCCGTTCACACCGGAGCAGCCGACACTGCCTGGTGTTCCGACCCATGAGCTCTGGCACGGGTTGATGACCGGGCTCGGCTTCGACCGGTATCTCGCGCACGGCGGTGATCTCGGCGCCGGGATCAGCGCGCGGCTGGCTCAGGCGCATCCGGAGGCGGTAGCGGGCATCCACGTGCTGGCGGTTGCCGATCCCATCGACCAGTCGCAGCCGACCGGTGAGGAGTCGGCGTACGTCGCCCAGGGCGAGCAGTGGTACGCCGAGGAGGGTGGATACGAGCACCTGCAACGCACCCGGCCGCTGACGCCGGCGTACGGGCTCAACGACTCGCCGGTGGGGCTGCTCGCGTGGTTGCTGGAGAAGTACCGCGCCTGGACCGACCACGGCGACGGGCTCTCGGGCCGCAGCGACGAACTGATTCTGACCCAGGCCAGCTTGTACTGGTTCACCGGAGCGATCGCGGCGAGCTTCCGACCGTACTGGGAGCACAACAACTATCCGCCCGGGCCCGTGCGGGTGTCGGTACCGACCGGGCTGGCGGTGTTCCCCGCCGACCTCGTCCAACCGCCGCGGGCATGGGCCGAACGCAACTACAACGTCGTCCACTACACGCAAATGCCACGCGGCGGCCACTTCGCCGCGACCGAGGAGCCTGACCTCCTGGCGGCCGACATCCGGGCTTTCGCGGCGCTCGTCTAAAGCAGCCGGGCGAGGGCGTCGGCGTCGGGGGAGGACGGCTCGGCGTGATAGGTGATGACAACCAAGCCGTCAGCGCCCGCGACGGACAGCGACTGCCGGCGCAGGGACAACGAGCCGACGACCGGGTGGTCGAAGCGCTTCAGCTCGTTGCGCGTCGGGCGTACGTCGTGCCGGCCCCAGAGGTCGCGGAAGTAGTCGTCGGTCATCAGGTCGTCGACGAGCTGCGCGGTCCGGGGTTCGGACAGGTCGGCCTCGGCCCGCAAGGCGGCAGCGGTCTGCGCGGCGACGTCCGGCCAGTCGGGGAACAGCTCGCGCGCTGCGGGGTCGAGGAAGATGCCGCGGACGAGGTTCTGACCCGGGGTGTAGAGCGGGGACAGCGCGAGCGCGAGCTTGTTCGCGACGACCACGTCGAAGTACTGGTCGCGGACGTAGGCAGGACTGCTCGGCCAGGAATCCACGAGCTGCTGGATCTCGGCGAGATCCACCGTCTGTACGCCGGGCACCGCGGGCGTGGATGCGAGGGCGAACAGGTGTGCGGTCTCGTCGGGGGAGAGTCGGAGCGCAGTGGCCAGCGCCTGCAGTACTTGCGGCGACGGGTTGTCGTCGGTGCCCTGTTCGAGCCTGGTCAGGTAGCGCTCGCTGACGCCCGCGAGCCGGGCGAGCTCGTCGCGGCGCAGCCCGGGTACGCGCCGCCGGCCGGACGAGGTCAGTCCTGCCTCGTCCGGGCTGACGCGTCCGCGCCGTCCCTTGATGAATGCGCCCAGGAGGGTCATCAGGTCCGAGCTTAACCACCCCCTTGGCAGGGGCCTGGTTGCCGGCCGCGCGGCGAGGCACGGTCGAAGTATGAAAACTTGGTTCATCACCGGTGCGTCCCGCGGCTTCGGCCGCGTCTGGGCGCAGGCCGCGCTGGAGCGCGGAGATCAGGTCGCGGCAACGGCCCGCAACCTTGACGATCTGAAGGATCTGCCGGGCGGCGATCGGCTGCTGCCGCTCGAGCTCGACGTGACCGATCGGGCAGCCGTCTTCGCCGCCGTCGGGCAGGCCGCGAATACCTTCGGCCGGCTGGATGTCGTGGTCAACAACGCCGGGTACGGCCTGTTCGGCATGATCGAAGAGACGACCGAGCAGCAGGCTCGCGCGCAGCTGGAGACCAACTTCTTCGGCGCACTCTGGGTGACCCAGGCCGTGCTGCCGGTACTCCGCGCGCAGCGCAGCGGTCACATCCTGCAGGTCTCCAGCATCGGCGGCATCGCCGCGTTTCCGACGCTCGGCCTGTACAACGCGTCCAAGTGGGCGCTCGAAGGGCTCAGCGAGGCGCTCGCCGCAGAGGTCGCCCCACTGGGCGTCAACGTCACGATCGTCGAGCCCGGACCGTACGGGACCGACTGGTCCGGCGCCTCCGCCGTACACACCGACCCGATCGACGCCTACAAGCCGATCCGCGAGGCACGTCGCTCCGGAGCCGCCGCCCGTACGCCGGCAGACCCGGCCGTCACGGCGGACGTCGTACTCGAGCTGGTCGACACCGACGAGCCTCCACTGCGCATGTTTCTGGGGTCGTACCCGTACCCCGTCGCGGAGAAGACGTACGCCGAACGCCTCGCCACCTGGAACGCCTGGCGCCCACTCGCCGAGCAGGCGTGAATTCGTCAGCCGGGGGTTGTCAGCACGGCGACCAGCCCGTAGTGGTCGCTGGCCGTCGTGTTTGGTCCGTCCAGGATGCGGCGGCAGTCTTCGATGCGCAGGGTCGGGCCGCCGTGTGCGCCGCAGCGCACCAGGATGTAGTCGATGCGGCGGAACGGCCAGTCCCAGTCCTCGCTGTGGGGGTTGTCGGGGACGAAGGTGTGGCCCGGGTCGGTGGGATGAGCACTGGCCCAGGCGTCGCGGTAGCAGACGCTGAAGTCGTCGACGACGTGTTTCCCGGTCCAGAACCGGATGCTGTCGGCATCGGGTTCGGCGTCGAAGTCGCCGGCGACCAGCAGATGCCCCGGTTTCTCGGTGGCAAGATCGTCGAGGATCCGCGCGGTCGCCGCGGCTTGGGTACGGCGCTCGGCTTCGTGGTCGAGCTGCCAGTCGGGGAAATGGTTGGCGAGCCAGATCCGGCCGATCGGTGGCGGAGCGAGGATCTCCGTGATCAGCGTGGTGCAAGGGAAATCGTCGCTGCGGGGCGTCAGGTGCAGGTCGACTTCTTCGATCTGTCCGATCGGCCAGCGGCTGGCGATGCTGACTCCCTGCCCGTTCGGGTGCCGCGCGCTCTGATGGACGACGTGGTACTCCGGCGGCAGGATCTCTCGTACCTGGTCGTCGTCGGCGGTGACGACGGTTTCCTGCAGCGTCATCAGGTCAGGGTTGAGATCGGAGAGTTCGCGCTGGAGGATCGCGCGGCGGGCCGGCCAGTCGCCGCTGGTGTTCCAGACGTTGAGGGTGGCGATCGTGACGGTGTTCACGGCACCGGCCTTCCGGTGGGCGTCACCGGCGACAGGACTGCGCCGACGCCGAAGTGGTCACTGGGCCAGGTGTGGCCCGACGGCTTGTCGAACAGTCGCCGGCAGTCTTCGACGTACAGGCTGGGACCGTGGTCGGAGCAGCGGACGAGGATGTAGTCGATGCGCCGGCCGAGCTCGAGTTCCCAGTCACCGACCTCTGCTGTCGTGGTGAGGTGGTTCTCGGGGGTGAATGTATGGCCGGGTGAAGGTGGTCTCGCGGCGGTCCAGCAGTCGCGGTAACAGACGCTGATTCCGTCGAGGGACTGCTTCCCGGTCCAGAAGCGGATGCTGGCCGCGTCCGGGGTGGCGTCCATGTCTCCCGCCACGACGACGGGGACCCGGGCGTCGCCGGCCAGATCTTCGATGAATCTGGCAACTGCCACGGTTTGCCGTTCCCTTTCGGCTTCGTGCGTGAGTTGCCAATCCGGCAGGTGATTCACGAAGACCATGCGGCCGGTGGGTGCGGCGATCTCGGTCACGAGCGCCGAACACGCGAAACCGGCGGGACGCGGACCGAGCTGGAGATCGATCTCGTGGACGCCGGTGATCGGCCAGCGTGAGGCGATCGATATCCCCTGCCCGTCGCGCTCCCGCTCGGCATGATGGACGATCTGGTACCCATCTCCCAGAACGTCCACGACCTGATCCACAGAGTCGCTCGTCACCACCTCCTGCAGGGCCACCAACTGCGGACCGAACTCAGCGAACCCCGCAGCAATCAACTCCCTCCGCCGCAACCAGTCCTCCCGCAACCCGAACACGTTCAACGTGGCAACCCTGAACCTCTCGGCACCGTCCATACCACCCGATACCCCGTCTGCCGTTGAGCCGAACAGGTCAGAATGCGTCGATGGTTATTCCCGGTTCCACGAAGCCACCGGTCGAGTTGAAGACCTGCACTGATTGTTCGCCCTCGAGGATGCCGGTGGCCGACAGCGCGTCCACCGTCTCGCGGTACTCCGTCGACTCGGCCAGCCGGTCGACACTCTCGGGTCCGTCCCACAGCGTGATCACGATGCGCTCGCCGGCATCGGCAGCGAACAGCACGCCGAGGCAACCTTCTCGCCGCCGGAACATCGGCAGCGATCGCGTCCGCGCGAACTGCTCGTAATCGCTCACGCGGTCTGCCCGCACCCCGGTCCGCCAGATTCGCACGATCATCGGGGCGACTCTCGGATCTCCATCTGCGCTACGAGGCCGTTGGCGAAGCGGTAGATGTGGAGGACCTGATGATCCGAGAGAACGTTGCCCGTCTTGTCTCGTACGACTTGGTGGACTGTGACAGCGGTGCGACCGTCGGCTTCGGTGGTGAACGCGGTGGGCACGACCGTCGGTTCGATCTCGGCCCATTGCCGCTGCCAGTAGTCGCTCAACTCGTCATGGCCGTGGACGACACCGCCTTCCCACCCGTTCGGCCACGCCACGTCCGGCGTCATGGCCGCCAGCAAATTGGACAGATCACGGTCGTTGAACGCTCTGTAGAGGTTGGCGAGCTGGTCCTGCACATCGGCAGGCTCCAAGGGGTTCATGACGCAAGTCTGCGGACTGACCCGGCATCAGGGAAGTTATGTCTGCGCTAGGCGAAACGCGGGACCTACTCTTGGAACGTGGACACAGAGGACCTGCGGATCGCCGTCTACGAACGATTCCGCCGTGGCGAGATTCCCCGGCGCTCTGATCTGGCGACCGACCTCGCGGTGACGCCGGAGGAGGTGACGGCCGGCTTGGCCGTTCTCGCCGCACAACGGCATCTCGCGCTCGGGCAGGACGGCGAGATCACCATGGCGCACCCGTTCGCAGCCACCCCATTGGGCTTCTCGGTGATGGGCCGAGACACCCTGTGGTGGGGTGGCTGCTCGTGGGACTCCTTCGCGCTTGCGCACCTACTGCCGGACCAAGGCCCGATGCTGGTGGCGACGACGTGTCCCGAGTGCGGCCAGGCTCACGCCTGGCGGATCGACAACCAGCAACCGCCGAGTGGTGAGCAGATCGCGCACTTCCTGGTTCCGGCCGCGCGCATGTGGGACGACGTCGTCTTCACCTGCGGCAACCAGCGGATCTTCTGCTCCGAGCTCTGCTTGAACACGTGGCTCGATCGGACCGGAAGCGGCCGCGGGTACGTCATGGACCTGCCCACACTGTGGCGGCTCGCCTCGGGCTGGTACGCCGGTCGGCTGGAGCGCGGCTACGTACGTCGTGAGCCCAGCGCCGCCGTGGACTACCTGCACGGCGTCGGCCTGTCCGGCTCGTTCTGGGGTCTACCCGACTGAGACCGCGGTCACAGTGGGTTCAGCGGACTGCGGGACCAAAACGGCGGCTCACGGTGTTGTGCATGGTGACGGCGCAGCCAGCGACGTCAGAGAAGGAGAAATCGTGTCTCACGACTACCGGAAGACCCCGGAGGCGCTCAGCCGCCTCACCCGCCACCAGTTCCGCGTCACTCAGGAGGGCGGCACCGAGCCCGCGTTCCGCAACGAGTACTGGGACAACCACGAGGCCGGGATCTACGTGGATGTTGTCTCCGGACAGCCCCTGTTCTCGTCCACCGACAAGTACGACAGCGGCACGGGGTGGCCGAGCTTCACCAAGCCGATCGCGGCGGACGCCGTCCGGACCGAGACCGACAGGTCGTACGGGATGATCCGCGTCGAGGCGCTGTCCACCGGCGCCGGCAGCCACCTCGGTCACGTGTTCGACGACGGTCCGGTGAACGCCGGAGGCCAGCGGTACTGCATGAATTCCGCCGCGCTGCGCTTCATCCCGGTCGCCGACCTGGAGGCAGAGGGCTACGGCGAGTACCGGTCATTGTTCGAGGCCACGACTACGGAGGAGCACGCATCGTGACGAGTGGAATTCATGACACCGGGGAGATCACCCGCAAGCCGGGCACCGAGACCGCCGTCCTGGCCGGCGGGTGCTTCTGGGGGATGGAGGATCTGATCCGCCGCCAGCCCGGCGTGCTCGACACGCGCGTCGGCTACACCGGCGGGCAGAACGACCACGCGACGTACCGCAACCACCCCGGGCACGCGGAGGCGGTGGAGATCGTCTTCGACCCGGCGCGGACGACGTACCGGGACATCCTGGCGTTCTTCTTCCAGATCCACGACCCGTCGACACTGAACCGCCAGGGCAACGACATCGGTACGAGTTACCGCTCGGCGATCTTCCCGCTCACCCCCGAGCAGGAGGAGATCGCCCGCGAGACGATCGCGGATGTCGACGCGTCCGGGCTGTGGCCGGGCAAGGCGGTGACCACGATCGAGCCGGCGGGTCCGTTCTGGGAGGCTGAGCCGGAGCACCAGGACTATCTGCTCAACTACCCGGCGGGCTACACCTGCCACTTCCCCCGCCCGAACTGGGTCCTCCCGCGCCGCACTCAGACTGCCTGAGCACAGAGGGCGTGCCCGTCACCGAGGTGATGGGCACGCCCTCATTACAGCGAAGCGGATTCTGCCTGCACGAGCGGGTCGGGTATCCGGTTGCCGAGTCGCAGGAAGCCGGCTCCGGTCAGTGCTGCCGCCAAGGCGCCGCCCCACCAGACCGCGTCCGGTGACGCTGCGAGCAGCGGGCCGCCGACCGCGGGGCCGAGGGCTACGCCTGCCATGAACGTGAGGCCGTAGAGCGACAAGTACCGGCCGAGCAGCTGCGGTGGCGCGAGGTCGGCGACGATCGGGCCGAGTACGACGAACTGCGCGCACTCACCGATCGCAATCACGATCGCGACCCCGGCCAACACCGCCGTACCGATGAGCGATGAGCGCGTCAGCGTGGCGGGCAGGACAGCGAGCAGCCCGATCGCGAACAGCCCGCTGGTCGCGGCAAGAGCGTGGGTACGGCGCATGCGCTCGAGGACTCGTGTGGCTGGAATCTGCGCCACGACGATGACGATGGTGTTGATGAAGATGACGATGCCGATCTCGCTCGGCCCGACCGGCGTATGCGTCTTCGCGAACGGCGGCAGGATGTTGGAGAAGAGCGCGCCGCCGGTCATGATCAGCACGACGTTGGCGGCGAGCAGGATCAGGAAGAGCCGATCGTGGGCAACTGCGCGGAAGCCTGTTCCGCTGTCGATCGCAGGCGCGGCATTCGTACTGGGGAGATTGGGGATCCCCACGAGTACAACGAGCGCGAAGACACCGAAGGTGGCGCCGTCGAAAAGGTAGAGCGCCTGGAACGCGCGGAGATGATTGGCGTAAGCAATGATGAAGCCGGCAACGGTCGCGCCGCTGCCGAGACCGAAGTTGCCGGCGACTCGGCGGAGCGCGATCGAGGCGGCGCGCTGCTCCACCGAAACGAGGGTCAGGCTCAGCACCTGGTTCGCCGTACTCGCGACTCCGAACCCGGCGCCGCCGACGGCCGCGCAGACGAAGGCCTGCCAGGGACGGTCGACGAACGCGAAGCCCGCATAGCCCAGTGCGCTCGCGAGATTTCCGATGATCAGGATCGGCTTGGCACGGAAACGATCGAGAAGCGCACCCGAAGGGGGAGTCACGACCGCCGCCGTGGCCATCACCGCCGCCAGCACCAGCCCCGCGGTCGCCGTCGAGAAGCCGCGGGCCTGGTGCATGTAGATGATCTCGAAGGGGAGGATCAGTCCAGTGCCGAAGTAGTTGACCGCGGTACCGGCCTGAAGAACGATGACTGGCCCCGACAGACCCGTCCGCCAGCCGCTGAACACCCGAGCGAGCGCCACGCGCCCCGCCGATGCGGACGGTTCCATCGTCAACCTCCAGGGTCGTCTCCAGTTGCCGCGCCACGATCCGGTGAGCGGTCGCTAGTGGATACACCGCGGCATCGGGAAACTGGGCGCCCGCGAGCCGCCCAGTTCGCGCCGGCGGCGGTGTATATACCGGGTGAAGGCACGACAAGCCGTGAACGGAAGGAGTGCAGGATGGTGCCGGCCGATCTGCTCTCCCGGGCGCGGGCGGGGGATGGCGAGGCGTTCCGGGAGCTGGCCGAGTCCCACCGGCGGGAGCTGCAGGTGCACTGCTACCGGATGCTCGGATCTCTCGCGGACGCCGAGGACGCCGTCCAGGAGACGATGCTGGCCGCCTGGCAGGGCATCGGCGGGTTCACCGAGGAACGCGCGTCGCTGCGCACCTGGCTGTACAAGATCGCCACCAACCGGTGCCTCAACGCGCGCCGCGCGGCAAGCCGGCGCCCGGCCAGGGAGTGGGACATGTCGCAGTTCCAACCGCCCGTACCGACCCCGCGCGACGAGGCCGCCTGGCTGCAGCCGTTTCCTGACGCGTTCCTCGAGGGCGCCGTCGACCAGCCTGGCCCGGAGGCCCGCTACGAGCAGAGCGAAGCCATCTCGCTGGCGTTCGTGGCTGCCCTGCAGCTGCTTCCGCCCCGCCAGGTTGCCGTCGTCATCTTGCGCGATGTCCTCGGATTCCACGCCGCCGAAGTGGCGGGCATGCTGGACGTGACCGTCTCGTCGGTCAACAGCGCCCTCAAGCGAGCCCGTGCGAGCCTGCAGCGCCGGCAGCAAGCCGCCGGCCACCAGCCGCCGCCCACCGCAGGTTCGCCTGCCGAGGAGGCGATCGTGGCGTTGTTCGCCCGCGCGTGGGAGTCGGCCGATCTCGACGCACTGGTAGCCCTGCTGACCGATGACGTCTTCTTCGCCATGCCTCCGGAGCCGTTCGGATACGAGGGCCGCGAGGCCGTGGCCGGCTACTGGGCCCGCCAATTCGCCGCGGGCCGGCGGTTCGATCTCGTACCGACCCGAGCCAATGGTCAGCCCGCTTTCGGGGCGTACCTGCGCGCCCCGGCCGGAACCCGCCACGCCGCCGGCTTCTACGTACTCACCCTGGTCGGCGACCAGATCCGCGCCATGACCCGCTTCGAGGCCACCGTGCTGCCGTGGTTCGGCCTACCGCAATCGCTACCGCCCCGGTGACCGATCCCTTCTCACTGCTTGATCTCCTTCATCGTCCGAATCGCCGCCGCAAGCGCCTGTGGATGGGTGAGCGGCACCATATGACCTGCACCGGGGACCGATGTGACCGAAGCCGGGCCGCCTGCCGCGTCGGCGAGTCGGCGGCACCAGTCGTACCGCGCAATCCGATCGCGTGCGCCGCGGACGATGGCGACCGGCACGCTCGTGTGCGCGAGGGCGAGGTCGGTGCGGAAGCGACGTACCGCGTTCATGCCTCGGGCCATCGAACCGAGCCCCGTCCGGGTGTACTGGGGCAACAGGATCGGTGCCTCCCACGAACGCTCGTGCACGGCGGTCCGGACCCACTGGCTGATCATCCGCGGCCAGGTGGCGGCCCGCGGATCCGTCACCGGCCCGACGAGAACCAGACCGACAACCGACGCACACCGAACCGCGGCCTCGACGACCACCGGACAGCCGGCCGAGTGGCCGACGAGAAGGACTTCCCGGCCAACTGCCCGAATCCTGTTGGTGAGGCGCTCGGCCAGTGCCTCGACCGCGAGTTCCGTGCCCCGAGGAGCACGCTGTCCGAGCGCGGGCAAGACAACCACCGACTCCCGGTGCTCACCGCCCGCAGCGCCGTCGCGAAGACACCTGTGTACGCCGTTCCACTCGCGACAGTCCAGCCCGAGCCCCGGCACGAACACCACATCCGCACCCTCGCCCGCGACGCCCCCGCTCGAACAACACCCACAGTTTGCTCCGCACCCCACCCGCAAAACCGCCCAGTCTGACGGAAGGACAGCCCGGTGCCCCACCGGCGCTGATCGAAACCTCGAGTCAGGCCGGCCTCGGCCTCGTCGACGGGGACGACGTCGAGACGACTCTTGCCCGGTTCGTACGGCGCCTGGCCTCCACCGTTCCGGCTGCTGCCGGTCAGGCCGGACGCCTTCGCGGACACCACTCATGACCTGGCGCTGTTGTTCGCGCTGCACGCGGGCGTCGCCTTCGACAACGTCCGGCTGTTCCACGTCAGCCGCTCGCTGATCGCTCAGCTCACCGCGGCCCTGCAAGGTCGCACTGTCATCGGCCAAGCGCAGGGAATCGTCATGCATCGGTACGGTCTGAGCGGCGAGGTCGCGTTCGAGGTGGATCGACCCGCTGCCCTCGGCAACGAGAACGTGTTCGATGCCGAGATCGTTGTGGGAGAAAACGAGCGGCCGTGCTGGGCAGGCAGTGGTGATCGGAGAAAGCCTTCGATGCCGCGAAGCTGACCGGACCCGAGCGATGGGGCACATCGGCCCTGGGGTGACTCGTGACCTGGTTGATACCGGTTCGGGTGCTTCAACTTCCGTGCGTCCGGGTGTACTTGTCGGGTGAGCAAGGGGACGGAACGCGAAGGGGGAGCGGTGGCGATCGAATACTCCGAGGTCGTGCGGCCGGATGACACCGAGAAGGCGCAGTCGACGATCACTGTCGGA from Kribbella jejuensis includes these protein-coding regions:
- a CDS encoding putative Ig domain-containing protein; the protein is MALVLVTGLLAAVARPADARGLSGCDVALHSTVSPQGFVHPGVALTEPILDNARRQLAAGAEPWTSSFRAMQQSSAAGTAVTSSNRSSTDPTKPASDAFNSQGFNGRFIADGLKSYTQAVLYVLTGDEVYRKNALDIIRIWEQLDPAKYEYFTDAHIHTGIPLNRMVSAAELLRYTSCADEAYPWTDADTQAFTHNLVVPVIETFQNDNNHFMNQHNYPLMGAMAGAIFMDDTALYKRSVEWFTVNATAQDQGFNGSVARLFRWVDHDDKTGKPIKDPHVQHAEMGRDQAHGGGDLTNAVIISRMLLAQGTKVDPVAGTVSSAANAVGPYEFLGNRILAAADYFWRFMLGYDTAWTPMAYAISPDGTIRDTYNHIADGYRGRYVTASFWEIYYYYQFTLGKDVKAIAPYYAEAYAKRPGPLYSRGGVIGNSWDGVDGGGDSWLFAPAAAAGESTRPLGNNPNIYEVEDRYTHLAGDVTTGDGYVRMAPGSKIAYLNGATDRPKLGFLVRTNGAAVMHLHTARNGRTLKRDYPVLVPNTGGKWRYVMTDGPMDDILFIGVEGATVDLDHINIDAAQPTGPVFSGGTDRVIGWLGAEAKVHLAATAATGTTYSATGLPDGATLDPATGVLTWKPARAGSWTVTVSADDGSAMAARRITLTPAGDRTSALQLAKRGYNPQTVYESGTKDAFSAAVAAADKLRQTGSGTEYLAALTAVVGAVDGLRPLSPKLALDGSLDYPGLVASSTTGDRIVNMVDGDEQTGTVYPQAVNLSHTFDFGPDYRVSATKFGFQSNIFADRLANSAVFGSNDGVTWTRLTPGVTAFTQDYNTLDVAKDLQDDQFRYLKIQMLKQLPDVLYGIVRGVFEMTEFHIYGERHEIGNLVKSTSITSAQAIAGKIMTGDTVDVSITAKQPLRQVTVTVQGLPVPASSTDGINWRAAAKLDNVAAGNIQVAVDYVDATGKAGPTAYGTTDGSKLYIAGDPAHFIDVAKVATVTASDKQWPGTGLGADKVGYLLFDRNPDTYGDLNTGPGAYYLLDFGAHATVRPSEVLFLPRASHPQRANGTVVQGSNDGQTWTDLTSSLAGAVANTWSDQQMSGSTHYRYLRIYNPTSWFGDLSEVELYGDLTTGA
- a CDS encoding epoxide hydrolase family protein; this encodes MSEALIAVPDADLDELRRRIRATRWPRPWPVAGWGAGTDPGALRRLAEWWADGFDWRAQERAINALPSYWATVDALPVHYLRFDGETADSVPIVLTHGWPSTFLEEVELAKRLARPSSYGEAGATSFTVVVPSLAGFPFTPEQPTLPGVPTHELWHGLMTGLGFDRYLAHGGDLGAGISARLAQAHPEAVAGIHVLAVADPIDQSQPTGEESAYVAQGEQWYAEEGGYEHLQRTRPLTPAYGLNDSPVGLLAWLLEKYRAWTDHGDGLSGRSDELILTQASLYWFTGAIAASFRPYWEHNNYPPGPVRVSVPTGLAVFPADLVQPPRAWAERNYNVVHYTQMPRGGHFAATEEPDLLAADIRAFAALV
- a CDS encoding helix-turn-helix domain-containing protein, with amino-acid sequence MTLLGAFIKGRRGRVSPDEAGLTSSGRRRVPGLRRDELARLAGVSERYLTRLEQGTDDNPSPQVLQALATALRLSPDETAHLFALASTPAVPGVQTVDLAEIQQLVDSWPSSPAYVRDQYFDVVVANKLALALSPLYTPGQNLVRGIFLDPAARELFPDWPDVAAQTAAALRAEADLSEPRTAQLVDDLMTDDYFRDLWGRHDVRPTRNELKRFDHPVVGSLSLRRQSLSVAGADGLVVITYHAEPSSPDADALARLL
- a CDS encoding SDR family oxidoreductase, which encodes MKTWFITGASRGFGRVWAQAALERGDQVAATARNLDDLKDLPGGDRLLPLELDVTDRAAVFAAVGQAANTFGRLDVVVNNAGYGLFGMIEETTEQQARAQLETNFFGALWVTQAVLPVLRAQRSGHILQVSSIGGIAAFPTLGLYNASKWALEGLSEALAAEVAPLGVNVTIVEPGPYGTDWSGASAVHTDPIDAYKPIREARRSGAAARTPADPAVTADVVLELVDTDEPPLRMFLGSYPYPVAEKTYAERLATWNAWRPLAEQA
- a CDS encoding endonuclease/exonuclease/phosphatase family protein yields the protein MNTVTIATLNVWNTSGDWPARRAILQRELSDLNPDLMTLQETVVTADDDQVREILPPEYHVVHQSARHPNGQGVSIASRWPIGQIEEVDLHLTPRSDDFPCTTLITEILAPPPIGRIWLANHFPDWQLDHEAERRTQAAATARILDDLATEKPGHLLVAGDFDAEPDADSIRFWTGKHVVDDFSVCYRDAWASAHPTDPGHTFVPDNPHSEDWDWPFRRIDYILVRCGAHGGPTLRIEDCRRILDGPNTTASDHYGLVAVLTTPG